Proteins encoded in a region of the Lepisosteus oculatus isolate fLepOcu1 chromosome 23, fLepOcu1.hap2, whole genome shotgun sequence genome:
- the tmprss13a gene encoding transmembrane protease serine 13a isoform X2, which yields MATYKPNEPPPPYYTIAVPPTGPCPTYEEIPYGGGAPPMQPYYIPQPVLVTPAPHVAQPSASPPQRKSGLSCNRNARCFGGSGSIVILLAIIAIAIWLGVRYGSSLLMDSSNGQIGTRGDSCPTSTVYCDGRKDCTLGSDETGCVRFLDNSTLQIKTNKMKDFLPVCAEGWSQSLSDKTCRQLSFKGSSSTGELNGWTSNGLSVTSLPSNYIQGQVDSSASCPGKKIVSLKCIDCGNRQAASRIVGGTEAKAGSWPWQVSLHFNGFPTCGGSLVSPDFVVTAAHCFPSSSPNFQNPSYWRVYTGLVSQLKLPPPSFVQKIILHEAYDETSHNNDIALLRLKTSVSFTANVQPVCLPTVNQVFTKNTVCWITGFGTLLEGAAQGSTNLMEASVSIIDFSTCNRPTIYNGMLTQSMMCAGNLNGGVDSCQGDSGGPLVCQVQDQWFLAGVTSWGVGCARRNKPGVYSNVTQLLPWVYAHMELEKP from the exons ATGGCAACCTACAAACCG AACGAGCCCCCTCCTCCATATTACACCATCGCGGTGCCGCCCACTGGACCCTGCCCCACCTACGAGGAGATACCGTATGGAGGCGGGGCTCCCCCTATGCAGCCGTACTACATCCCCCAGCCCGTACTGGTGACGCCGGCGCCCCACGTCGCACAGCCGAGTGCCT CGCCGCCCCAGAGGAAGAGCGGTCTGTCCTGTAACAGAAACGCCCGGTGCTTCGGGGGCTCTGGGAGCATCGTGATCCTGCTAGCGATTATTGCCATCGCCATCTGGCTGGGAG TGCGTTACGGATCCAGCTTGCTCATGGATTCCAGCAACGGGCAGATTGGGACGAGGGGGGACAGCTGTCCTACCTCTACAGTGTACTGTGATGGCAGAAAGGACTGCACTCTGGGCAGCGATGAGACCGGCTGTG TGAGGTTCCTGGACAACAGCACCCTGCAGATCAAGACCAACAAAATGAAGGATTTTCTGCCTGTGTGTGCGGAGGGCTGGAGTCAGTCTCTCTCGGACAAGACCTGCAGACAGCTGAGCTTCAAGGG ATCTTCAAGCACTGGGGAGCTGAATGGTTGGACATCAAATGGCCTCTCTGTTACATCCTTACCCTCTAATTACATCCAGGGTCAAGTGGACTCCAG TGCCTCCTGTCCAGGAAAGAAGATTGTTTCTCTGAAGTGCATAG ACTGTGGGAACCGCCAAGCCGCCAGCAGGATTGTCGGTGGGACCGAGGCCAAGGCGGGAAGCTGGCCCTGGCAGGTCAGCCTGCATTTCAACGGCTTCCCCACCTGCGGGGGGTCCCTGGTCTCCCCGGATTTTGTGGTCACAGCGGCTCACTGCTTCCCCAG CTCCTCCCCCAACTTCCAGAACCCCAGCTACTGGCGCGTGTACACGGGCCTGGTGTCCCAGCTGAAGCTCCCGCCGCCTTCCTTCGTGCAGAAGATCATCCTGCACGAGGCCTACGACGAGACGTCCCACAACAACGACATCGCGCTCCTGCGCCTCAAGACGTCCGTCAGCTTCACcg CCAATGTCCAGCCCGTCTGTCTGCCAACGGTCAACCAGGTGTTCACTAAAAACACCGTGTGCTGGATCACTGGATTCGGGACACTGCTGGAGGGGGCAG CCCAGGGCTCCACCAACCTGATGGAGGCGTCAGTGAGCATCATTGACTTCTCCACCTGCAACAGGCCCACCATCTACAACGGCATGCTCACCCAGAGCATGATGTGCGCAGGGAACCTCAATGGTGGAGTCGACTCCTGCCAG GGGGACAGCGGGGGGCCCCTGGTGTGCCAGGTGCAGGACCAGTGGTTCTTGGCCGGGGTGACCAGCTGGGGCGTGGGCTGTGCCCGCAGAAATAAACCCGGCGTCTACAGCAACGTCACCCAGCTGTTGCCCTGGGTCTACGCCCACATGGAG TTAGAGAAGCCTTAA
- the tmprss13a gene encoding transmembrane protease serine 13a isoform X1 yields the protein MATYKPVKTKSRRHQAVHGRSLRPQNEPPPPYYTIAVPPTGPCPTYEEIPYGGGAPPMQPYYIPQPVLVTPAPHVAQPSASPPQRKSGLSCNRNARCFGGSGSIVILLAIIAIAIWLGVRYGSSLLMDSSNGQIGTRGDSCPTSTVYCDGRKDCTLGSDETGCVRFLDNSTLQIKTNKMKDFLPVCAEGWSQSLSDKTCRQLSFKGSSSTGELNGWTSNGLSVTSLPSNYIQGQVDSSASCPGKKIVSLKCIDCGNRQAASRIVGGTEAKAGSWPWQVSLHFNGFPTCGGSLVSPDFVVTAAHCFPSSSPNFQNPSYWRVYTGLVSQLKLPPPSFVQKIILHEAYDETSHNNDIALLRLKTSVSFTANVQPVCLPTVNQVFTKNTVCWITGFGTLLEGAAQGSTNLMEASVSIIDFSTCNRPTIYNGMLTQSMMCAGNLNGGVDSCQGDSGGPLVCQVQDQWFLAGVTSWGVGCARRNKPGVYSNVTQLLPWVYAHMELEKP from the exons ATGGCAACCTACAAACCG gttaaaacaaaaagcagaagaCACCAGGCCGTCCATGGTCGGAGTCTGAGACCCCAG AACGAGCCCCCTCCTCCATATTACACCATCGCGGTGCCGCCCACTGGACCCTGCCCCACCTACGAGGAGATACCGTATGGAGGCGGGGCTCCCCCTATGCAGCCGTACTACATCCCCCAGCCCGTACTGGTGACGCCGGCGCCCCACGTCGCACAGCCGAGTGCCT CGCCGCCCCAGAGGAAGAGCGGTCTGTCCTGTAACAGAAACGCCCGGTGCTTCGGGGGCTCTGGGAGCATCGTGATCCTGCTAGCGATTATTGCCATCGCCATCTGGCTGGGAG TGCGTTACGGATCCAGCTTGCTCATGGATTCCAGCAACGGGCAGATTGGGACGAGGGGGGACAGCTGTCCTACCTCTACAGTGTACTGTGATGGCAGAAAGGACTGCACTCTGGGCAGCGATGAGACCGGCTGTG TGAGGTTCCTGGACAACAGCACCCTGCAGATCAAGACCAACAAAATGAAGGATTTTCTGCCTGTGTGTGCGGAGGGCTGGAGTCAGTCTCTCTCGGACAAGACCTGCAGACAGCTGAGCTTCAAGGG ATCTTCAAGCACTGGGGAGCTGAATGGTTGGACATCAAATGGCCTCTCTGTTACATCCTTACCCTCTAATTACATCCAGGGTCAAGTGGACTCCAG TGCCTCCTGTCCAGGAAAGAAGATTGTTTCTCTGAAGTGCATAG ACTGTGGGAACCGCCAAGCCGCCAGCAGGATTGTCGGTGGGACCGAGGCCAAGGCGGGAAGCTGGCCCTGGCAGGTCAGCCTGCATTTCAACGGCTTCCCCACCTGCGGGGGGTCCCTGGTCTCCCCGGATTTTGTGGTCACAGCGGCTCACTGCTTCCCCAG CTCCTCCCCCAACTTCCAGAACCCCAGCTACTGGCGCGTGTACACGGGCCTGGTGTCCCAGCTGAAGCTCCCGCCGCCTTCCTTCGTGCAGAAGATCATCCTGCACGAGGCCTACGACGAGACGTCCCACAACAACGACATCGCGCTCCTGCGCCTCAAGACGTCCGTCAGCTTCACcg CCAATGTCCAGCCCGTCTGTCTGCCAACGGTCAACCAGGTGTTCACTAAAAACACCGTGTGCTGGATCACTGGATTCGGGACACTGCTGGAGGGGGCAG CCCAGGGCTCCACCAACCTGATGGAGGCGTCAGTGAGCATCATTGACTTCTCCACCTGCAACAGGCCCACCATCTACAACGGCATGCTCACCCAGAGCATGATGTGCGCAGGGAACCTCAATGGTGGAGTCGACTCCTGCCAG GGGGACAGCGGGGGGCCCCTGGTGTGCCAGGTGCAGGACCAGTGGTTCTTGGCCGGGGTGACCAGCTGGGGCGTGGGCTGTGCCCGCAGAAATAAACCCGGCGTCTACAGCAACGTCACCCAGCTGTTGCCCTGGGTCTACGCCCACATGGAG TTAGAGAAGCCTTAA